TTAGCAAACCATGTGACGAAACCGTCAAATCCATAAGCCCCCATACAGCTCTCTTATTTAATGTCTTAACCCAATCGGTATATTCGGATAATTTACCCATAGCATACATTCCGCCGATAAATGAACCGATTGATGAACCGGAAACAGATGATATATGAAAACCCTGTTTTTGTAACTCATTAATAACTCCTATGTGAGCAAGGCCTGTTGAGCCTCCGCTTGATAAGACTAATGCAACTGATTTTTCCATTTGTTTTAAATTTTGAATTTTTTATTAAAACAATATTTTTCATGTAAAAAAAACCCGGCGTTCTACTATTATGGAAGTTTAACTTAAAATACTAATAATTAACAACCAGGCTTTTTAATACACTTGAATTAATACTACTAAAATGCTTGTTTTAATTTTCTTACGGTAAATTCATCATCTGATAAGCCTTTATCATATTGAACATTGGACATTATCATTTTTGTTGTATGTTTTTTCTTTAAATCAGTCATTGTCATTTCTTGTGCATTCCAGTATTTGCCAATTTTTTTGTAAACAGATTTTCCTTCTTTTACTTTATTATTTCCTTTATCGTAAAATTCTGCCGAAATAGGGTAAAAATGTGTTTTATGCACTTTCATAATCACTTTTGAATATTCTGATTTGCCTGATTTTGGTTTTAACTCTAAAACATAGGCATTCCCTTCTGTTTTTAATAATTTCGGAGTATATTTTTCAGAGTTTGGTTTTGATTCCATATCATCGTAAGAAAAATCAGTGCCTGCAAATTTCTGATTTTTAACTGATGATGATATTCTGCGTTCTTTCCCAAAAGCCGGCATGTATAAATACATCACATCATTTGGTAATGATAAAACTGCAATTCCGGCTTGGGAAGACGGTGCGGTAAATCGGAATATTCGTTTATCATTTCCTTTTTGAGTAATAATTGCTTCACGTGTTTTTTGCTTTCCTGATTTGTCAATTAATACAATCTTTACTTTTCCCGACATGTCTTTTGGGGAATACATTACATCATCCATTTTCTTTAAAATGGTATTTGCATCTTGTGCGTTTGTACTAAATCCTGCAAAAAGGAATAATACACTTACTAATACTGATAATTTAATTGTTTTCATTTTATTAAGATTTAAATGTTATTAATTTAATTTATATACTTGATTTTTTACTTTTTGTGCCCACTCTGTATGCGATAATGATTTATCAAAAACATTATATGAAATTGATTTCCCGATTTTAACTTTAATTGATTCTCCTTTTTTCTTAAACATTTCTCTTGGAAAAAGAATCAATTCAATTTTTAATTTAATATTTAAAATTTGCCTGAAAATATATACCATATAAAATAGATTTGAATTTCTGCCGTAAAATTTGATTGGAACTACATCTCTCTGGTTTGCAACAGCTTTTGTAATAAAACTTTTCTTCCAAGATCTATCTTGTATCTTAAATTTATAAAATCGTGAAATTAATCCAAAGGGGAAATGTATAATTGGGATGTCAGACGCAAATACCTTATTTAACTCAATAAAGTATTTTTTTGGATTTTTTCCGAATACACTTACATTAGCAATTATTGACCGCAAATTGGGTATAAACATTAATGCCTCGTTACCAATAATTTTTATTTGTTTGTATTTATTGCCGACAATATTTGTTAGTATTATCCCGTCTAATAAGCCAAACGGATGATTGGCAACAAAAAAACATTTTCCGTTTTCAGGTAAATTTTCTTGTCCTTCAATTTCAATTTTAATATTAAGTTCTTCCAAAAATTTTGTCATAAAATCAATACCGTCATAATCAGAACATTTGTTAATAGTTTTGTTTAATTCCTTTTGTCTGAATATTTTGATAATAAGCTTAATAACAAAATTAGGTAAACTTTTCAAAAATTTTGAATCAGAATTTTTTATAATATGTGAAATATTGATGTTGTTCATTAATTTTTCTTTATTTCTCTTTCATTTTTTATTCGTTTTTTTCTTAATATATTTTAAACCATTGTCTAAACTTCTGTATAACTTTTCTTTTGCTCTGTTAGCAAGAATTAAAATAACAGGCAAAAGAGTTAATGCTCCCACACCTGCACCTACCATACTTAATGCTACAAGCAGTCCGAAATTTTGTATCGGAACAATATGTGAAAATATTAATACAAGGAAACCTGCAGCTACCGATAATACATTTATAATAATAGCCTTACCACTAATCATTATACTGTCTTTTATTGCCTCGTTTATATTCTTAACCTCATCAAATTTTTTGGAAAAATGAGTTATTATATGAATTGAATAGTCGATACCCATACCAAGTGCTATACTTGCTACGAGAACGGTCGCTATATCTAATGGAATACCTGTAACACCCATAAAGCCAAACAGAATAATAATAGTCGCTACAATTGGTACTGCCGCATATATTCCTTTCGGAAAAGAACGCAATATCAATGCTACAATTAAAACCACCATTAATATGGCAATTAGAAGACTGCTGAATTGGCTGTTGATTAATGAATCGTTTAATTTTACATATACCGAGGGCATACCGGTTAATATTATCTGGCAATCATCAGTGGAATTCTCTTTTATATATTTGTCCATATATGCCACAAAATCCTCAGCATCTTCACTCTTGGCAGAAGCAAATTTCGATTGGATTATCCCCTCATCTAAATCATCGGTTACCAATTGCGACATAATATCTTGTCCGTCAAGTAAAAACCATAGTTGCTCTATTTTTGCTTGTTCATCAGGAATTTTTTTCCCTTCGCCCATAACATCATTCATTTCTTCTATCAAATCTGCAACCGATTGTGTTGATGCTATTTCAGGATATTCTTTCATATAATCCCCTGTTTTAATCATTGTTTTTAGTACATCAGGACTTTGCATATCTCCTTTAAAAACAACAAAAACAGGTATAGAACCTCCAAATTTTTTCTGTATGATATTTTCTGTAATTCGGGTAGGATTATCTTTTTGAAGATATTCTATAAAATTAACACTGGTTTTAATGTTAAATATTCCCAGGATACTTATTATCATAACAGCAATCCATATTGTAGTAATATATTTAGGATGTTTTACAATTAAATTAGCAAAAGGGATGAGTAGTATTTTGCCCATAAAAGTATCTTCTGACTTTTTTTGTTTCCTTAAAGATTTTCCGGATTTATACATTGAAAATGCAGATGCAACAGCAGGAACAAAAACAACTGATATTAATAAAGCAATTAATACACCAAGAGAAGTAAACATTCCAAAATCGCGAATCATGGTAAGATATGCTCCGAAAATAAATGAAATAAAACCAAAGGCAGTAGTAATTCCTGATAGTAATACAGGGATAATAATATATGTTAAAGCAATAATCAATGCTTTTCGCCTGTCTTTTTCCTTACACTCATTTACCCTGTTAATAACATGAATAGTATAAGCACTACCAACTGCAAGTAGGACAACGGGCATATTGATTGAAACTAAATTCAACATATAACCTGATAATTGCATAATCCCTAAAACCCAAACAATTGAAATACTTGCTGTTAAAAGAGGTAAAATAACTCCGCGGGCAGACCTGAAACTGATTAAAAGAACTAACATTATTACAATAAATGTAATAGGAATTAAATTCCTCATATCAACCAACAATAAGGTTGATATATCATCCATCATCATTGGTATTCCACCGAAACTTATTTTTTCGGGAAGATTTAGTTTGGTAATTTTTTCTTTTACTTCTTTTGCTACCGCTTGTTTGTCGGCATCATCAAGTAGGGTGAACAATACCAATGTTGACGTTTCGTCTTCAGAAACAAGATTTCCTTTGTACATTTCTTTCGACATTACCCGATGCTTTAAACTATCAAGTTGAATTTTTGTAGCAGGCAAATCATATTCATCAACTAATTTGCCTATTTCAATTCCCCAATCACTCCCTTTAATATCAATAACATCTGTAAGGCTTGTTACAGTTGAAATTCCTTCAATATATTTAATAGTGTCAGTAACTTGTTTTACACTTTCTAATACTTTAGTATCAAAAATATTATCCGCTTGTATTATAACCATTCCCATAGTATTCCCGCCGTATTTATTACCAATATCGGTATATAATACAGCCGTAGAATCATCATCGGGCAATGAATTTATAACATCAGCATCAATTTCAATATCCTTAAGTTGGTAACCAAAAAAAACAGTTAATCCAACAACAGCTGTAATAATTAACCATTTGAGTTTTATAATTAGTTCTGCAAATCTTTTCATTCTTAATTATTTTTAAAGTTTAATTTATTATTCCTTTTTACAGTAAATTTTGAGATAAAAGAAATTATGACAATCCTTTTATTAATATTTTCAATAATTCATCAAAATACGGCGAATATTGATTATACTTAGCTTGTAAAAAAAACGGTATCTCCATACCTTTTAATACCATTATAAAAACGTCAAGCAAGGCTTCTGTTTCTCCGTTTTGTTTTTCAAAAACACCTTCATCACCACCTTGTTGTATAATTTTATGAATTTGGGCTTTTTCCCAGACATCCAATTCATCTCTCAGATTATCAATAAAATCAAAATGTTCAAAAAAATCTGCTTTTAATGTTTCATGATAATTTGCAGCAGAATTTAAAACTTCCATTCTTTTAATCAGATATTTTTTAATTTTCACATCTGCACGTAAATTTTTGTCATTTACTATAACAGTTAATTGAGATTTTAAATTCTTAATTTCTAAAGCTACGACCTCCCTAAATAACTCATCTTTACTTTTGAAATGATAATATAAAGAACCTTTTGCTTTTCTCGCTATTTTTGCAATCTCGTCCATTGATGTTTTATAAAACCCGTAGCGACCAAACAGCTTATCCGCCACTTGTAAAATTTTCTCTCGTGTTGTATCAATTTTATCTTCTGCCATAATTGACTGTATTCATTTTTCTGTACATATTTATTAATATATTTTAACTTGTATTTTTTCTGATAATGTTTTCAATATATAAAATTTAGCTTCAGTATTGCTTACATAATCAGCTTGTTAGAAAGTTTATACAGGAGCATCCGGTTCTTTTGCCATTTCGTTTAGTAATATTCTGTCAGTAAAGCTCGGGAAATTTTTGTGCAACCATACAACAAGTTTTCCCTGCGGAGTTAAAATTAAATCTCGCTCTCGTTTATAAGCAGCTTTTGCAATAATTTGTGCTACTCTTTCAGAAGACATCATTTTTTCTTCATCTCTCGGTGATTCTTTTTGGGGTATGCCCATTTTGTTCAATGCCGTATTTCTAATATTTGAACTTGTAAAACCGGGGTGTACAACTAATACATTCAGTCCTTTTTTTATGTTTTCCAGTCTTAATGTATTTAAAAACCCGTCCATTGCATGTTTCGATGCACTGTAACCTGTCCTGCCGGGTAAGGGTGTAAGGCCTGATATTGAAGATATTCCGATTACAGTTCCCTTTTGTTTTAATAAATAAGGCAAAGCAAACTTAGTGCAATAAACAGCACCGAAGAAATTTGTATCCATCAGTTCTTTTATAACAGCTAAATCCAAATCTTCAAAAGTTGCTCTCATTGAGATACCTGCATTATTGATAATAACATCAATTTTTTCGTATTTTTCAACTGTTTTGTCTATCAAATTCTTGCAATCGTCAATTTCTTTTACATCAGTTTTTACAACCAAAGTCTTTCCTCCTTGATTATTGATTGTTTCTTCAATTTTTCTCAATTCATCTTCTCTTCTTGCAGCAAGAACAACAGTTGCTCCTTTTTCTGCAAATTCAAAGGCACATGCTTTCCCTATTCCGGAAGAAGCTCCGGTAATAATTACAACTTTATCTTTAAATTTTTGTCCGCCTTGTATTACCTTTTCACGATTTTGAATTTTAGGTAACGATAAATTATATTTTTTTATGCTGTTCATAATTATAATTTTTTAATATAACATCTTGCTCTTTTATGCTGTTTATGCTCGAAACGACTCCACAGTTGTTTAACTTTGAGATTGTTTTCCAACTCACGTGTTGTTTCAAGATTTGTAATTCCTTTTTTAATAAATGTGTTCATTATATCACTAAAAATTAATGCATTAATTCCTTTGTCTCGGTACTCTTTTTGTATTGCAATAAGTAATGTATCTGCTGTATCATTTTTTCGTAAAGCATACAATACTCTAATAAAACCAAAAGGGAAAAGTTTACCTTTGGATTTTTGTAATGCTTTTGAAAGTGACGGCATTGTAATTCCGAAAGCGACTACTTTATTTGTTGTACTCAAAATAATTGATACATATTTAGGATTAAGAAATGAGATAAATTGTTTCTTTAATTCTATAATTTGCTTTTTTGTTAATTCTGAAAAAGCATAAATGTCTTTATATTCATCATTTAAAAGTTGAAATATTTGGGATGAATATTTTAATAAATCTTTTTTGTTTTTTAGTTCGGCACTGTGAAACTTGTATTTATTCTTTACTAAATCAGCTATTCTTATAAAATTTTCGGGTACAGATTCAGGAACTTTTACATTAAATTCAATCCAATCTACATCTTTCTCATATCCTAATTCTTCTATAAGTTTTGGATAGTACAGAAAGTTATAATGAGCAAAAGATGTAGGCAATTCATTAAATCCTTCAATCAGTACACCGGAAGCATCAAAAGATGAAAAACCAAGCGGGCCGTGGATGAATTCTGCATTGTTTTGTTTTGCCCAAGTTTCAACAGCATGCATCAGTTCTTGAAGAACTCTTTCATTTTCAATAAAATCTAACCACCCGAAACGTACATACTTTTTATTTGTTTTTTTGTTATAGTTATGATTTATTATACCTGCTGCTCTACCTACAATTTCATTGTTTATATATGCAAGCCAATACTTTGCTTCACAAAATTCAAATGCAGGATTTTGATTTATATCAAGAGTATTTAACTCGGCTTTATGTAATGCAGGAATATAGAATTTGTTACCGAAATATAATTTATCAGGGAATTTAACAAATTCTCTTAATTCATTTTTGCTTGTTATTTCTTTTATAGTAATTCCCATTTTTTAATCTTTTGTTTTGTTTAATAATTATTTTCTTAAAACATAACAGACATATAAAAACTTACGTGTTAAAAATTTATTATAAGTGGGAGTTCCCACAGTTGCCGCAAATTGTTTAGCTAAATTTTGTAATAATTTCGGAACTATTTTTTTTATTAATATTTCTCTGCCGGGTGTTGCAAGTTTTAATGCTTTAACAACATTTGGAGTAATATCTTGTTTTTTCTCAACTTGCAGATTAGAATTTTTTAGTTGCAGTTCTAATTCATTAATTTCAAAATTATACCTGAAATCGGCAAACAAAAAGTATCCGCCCGGTTTCAATACACGATAAACTTCATTAAAAAATAATTCAGCTTGAGGATAACGATGTGATGATTCTACATTTAACACTACATCAAAGGAGTTATCTTCAAAAGGTAAAGTTTGTGCATTTGCCTGCAAAAATGTACTGTTTGCCTCTTTATAAAATTTGTTGCAAAATTCAATTGCTTTTTTATTCAAATCAACACCGGTAACACTTTTTGGTAACAAATTTCGATTGATATATGATAATCCTCCGCCTCGTCCGCACCCCACTTCCAACAGGTCTTTCTCTATTATATCTGTACTTGTTGCCGTATGATTATACAATTGAACAGAATATCTGTTTTTCTCATCGTTTCTTCCAAGTTTTAATTCCTCTTTTTCGGTCGAATATCCGTAATTCATAAAAATAACTTCTGCATTTTTATCTACAGTACTTATGTACCAATACCAAATTTTAAAAAATATACCTCTTAATTTTTCTTTCATATTTAATTATTTTTTAAGTAAAATTGCACCGCTTGAGTATCCTCCTCCAAAAACTGTTATTCCGATTAAATCTCCTTTTTGAAATTTTTTCTGATTTTGAGAAAATGCAATCGGGGTACTTGCACAACCGGTATTTCCTAATTTATCAATATTAACAAGCGCTTTTTCTTCGCAAATATTCAGTTCTTCTCTGATATGTTCAATTATGCGAATATTTGCTTGATGCGGAATAACATAATCCAAATCATTAACTGAAAAATTGTTTTTTTCAAGAATATCTGTTAAAGCACTTATCATATAATTATTTGCATTTATAAAAACATCTTTACCAAAAGGCATTTTTATCCCGCCGTTTTGCGGATGTAAACAAACAGCTTCTATGGCTTTTCCTACATTTCCTAAACCTTCTGAATAGACATCAATAATTTCAATATCATTGTAAGATATTTTGTTTTTCGAAATAAAAACGGCAGAAGCTCCGTCACCCCATAAATGACAGGATTGCTTGTCTTCTACATCAGCATATGCTGTATTATGTTCTGATGCAATTACTAATGCTTTTTCGGCTTTATTCATTGCAAAATATCCTTGAACAATTTCAACAGCATTTACAAAAGAAGAACATGCAGAAGATATTGTTACTGCTTTTACTTTATCTATATTGAAATGATTTTGGACAAAGTGAGCAATGTTCACTACAGTATCATATGGTGTGTAAGTTGCCCCAACAATTAAATCAACATCTGATATAGAATAAGGGAGAACTTTTAGGGCTTCTTTTACAGCATCAATAGCCATCGTGTTAGTATTTCCGTATCGTGATGCTATTCTGCGCTCTTTTATTCCGGTTCTTTTGACAATCCATTCATCAGACAATCCGTTTTTATCCTCGAAATAACTGTTTGGAACTATTTGTTCCGGTATATAGTATGAAATAGAATTAATGTACATGAAGTTTGTTTTAAATATTTGAACAATTAGGTTTTAAAGTCAGTTCTCGGATAAAAAAATTATCTTTTTTCTATTCCGCGTATTAATACACTAATCATAAAATCTAATCTTTGTTTCAACTCTATATATTTACTGTTAATAAAAATTGGTAATTCAAGACCTTTAAGTGCCGTTACGATCATAATAGCAGTTTGTTCTTCGTCTTCAATATCAAATTCATTGTTTAAAACACCGTTTGTAAGAATTGATTTTACTAAAACGATTTCTTCATTATCATATTTCTCTCTAATTTGCTCTATAAAACTCATATAATTTAAATAATCATTTTTTAAAGCATCGTATATATTGGAGAGCTCATTCAGTGTTTTCATTCTTACTTTTATATAATTAGTCAGTTTTTCTTTTGCATTTTCTCCTGCATTAATTGCTTTTATCAATTCTGTTCGTAAAGTTTGAAATTCTTTTTCAACAACACTTTGAAATAACTCTTC
This sequence is a window from Bacteroidales bacterium. Protein-coding genes within it:
- a CDS encoding outer membrane lipoprotein-sorting protein, producing MKTIKLSVLVSVLFLFAGFSTNAQDANTILKKMDDVMYSPKDMSGKVKIVLIDKSGKQKTREAIITQKGNDKRIFRFTAPSSQAGIAVLSLPNDVMYLYMPAFGKERRISSSVKNQKFAGTDFSYDDMESKPNSEKYTPKLLKTEGNAYVLELKPKSGKSEYSKVIMKVHKTHFYPISAEFYDKGNNKVKEGKSVYKKIGKYWNAQEMTMTDLKKKHTTKMIMSNVQYDKGLSDDEFTVRKLKQAF
- a CDS encoding 1-acyl-sn-glycerol-3-phosphate acyltransferase produces the protein MNNINISHIIKNSDSKFLKSLPNFVIKLIIKIFRQKELNKTINKCSDYDGIDFMTKFLEELNIKIEIEGQENLPENGKCFFVANHPFGLLDGIILTNIVGNKYKQIKIIGNEALMFIPNLRSIIANVSVFGKNPKKYFIELNKVFASDIPIIHFPFGLISRFYKFKIQDRSWKKSFITKAVANQRDVVPIKFYGRNSNLFYMVYIFRQILNIKLKIELILFPREMFKKKGESIKVKIGKSISYNVFDKSLSHTEWAQKVKNQVYKLN
- a CDS encoding MMPL family transporter, which codes for MKRFAELIIKLKWLIITAVVGLTVFFGYQLKDIEIDADVINSLPDDDSTAVLYTDIGNKYGGNTMGMVIIQADNIFDTKVLESVKQVTDTIKYIEGISTVTSLTDVIDIKGSDWGIEIGKLVDEYDLPATKIQLDSLKHRVMSKEMYKGNLVSEDETSTLVLFTLLDDADKQAVAKEVKEKITKLNLPEKISFGGIPMMMDDISTLLLVDMRNLIPITFIVIMLVLLISFRSARGVILPLLTASISIVWVLGIMQLSGYMLNLVSINMPVVLLAVGSAYTIHVINRVNECKEKDRRKALIIALTYIIIPVLLSGITTAFGFISFIFGAYLTMIRDFGMFTSLGVLIALLISVVFVPAVASAFSMYKSGKSLRKQKKSEDTFMGKILLIPFANLIVKHPKYITTIWIAVMIISILGIFNIKTSVNFIEYLQKDNPTRITENIIQKKFGGSIPVFVVFKGDMQSPDVLKTMIKTGDYMKEYPEIASTQSVADLIEEMNDVMGEGKKIPDEQAKIEQLWFLLDGQDIMSQLVTDDLDEGIIQSKFASAKSEDAEDFVAYMDKYIKENSTDDCQIILTGMPSVYVKLNDSLINSQFSSLLIAILMVVLIVALILRSFPKGIYAAVPIVATIIILFGFMGVTGIPLDIATVLVASIALGMGIDYSIHIITHFSKKFDEVKNINEAIKDSIMISGKAIIINVLSVAAGFLVLIFSHIVPIQNFGLLVALSMVGAGVGALTLLPVILILANRAKEKLYRSLDNGLKYIKKKTNKK
- a CDS encoding TetR/AcrR family transcriptional regulator; the encoded protein is MAEDKIDTTREKILQVADKLFGRYGFYKTSMDEIAKIARKAKGSLYYHFKSKDELFREVVALEIKNLKSQLTVIVNDKNLRADVKIKKYLIKRMEVLNSAANYHETLKADFFEHFDFIDNLRDELDVWEKAQIHKIIQQGGDEGVFEKQNGETEALLDVFIMVLKGMEIPFFLQAKYNQYSPYFDELLKILIKGLS
- a CDS encoding SDR family oxidoreductase; its protein translation is MNSIKKYNLSLPKIQNREKVIQGGQKFKDKVVIITGASSGIGKACAFEFAEKGATVVLAARREDELRKIEETINNQGGKTLVVKTDVKEIDDCKNLIDKTVEKYEKIDVIINNAGISMRATFEDLDLAVIKELMDTNFFGAVYCTKFALPYLLKQKGTVIGISSISGLTPLPGRTGYSASKHAMDGFLNTLRLENIKKGLNVLVVHPGFTSSNIRNTALNKMGIPQKESPRDEEKMMSSERVAQIIAKAAYKRERDLILTPQGKLVVWLHKNFPSFTDRILLNEMAKEPDAPV
- a CDS encoding N-acetyltransferase gives rise to the protein MGITIKEITSKNELREFVKFPDKLYFGNKFYIPALHKAELNTLDINQNPAFEFCEAKYWLAYINNEIVGRAAGIINHNYNKKTNKKYVRFGWLDFIENERVLQELMHAVETWAKQNNAEFIHGPLGFSSFDASGVLIEGFNELPTSFAHYNFLYYPKLIEELGYEKDVDWIEFNVKVPESVPENFIRIADLVKNKYKFHSAELKNKKDLLKYSSQIFQLLNDEYKDIYAFSELTKKQIIELKKQFISFLNPKYVSIILSTTNKVVAFGITMPSLSKALQKSKGKLFPFGFIRVLYALRKNDTADTLLIAIQKEYRDKGINALIFSDIMNTFIKKGITNLETTRELENNLKVKQLWSRFEHKQHKRARCYIKKL
- a CDS encoding class I SAM-dependent methyltransferase, which codes for MKEKLRGIFFKIWYWYISTVDKNAEVIFMNYGYSTEKEELKLGRNDEKNRYSVQLYNHTATSTDIIEKDLLEVGCGRGGGLSYINRNLLPKSVTGVDLNKKAIEFCNKFYKEANSTFLQANAQTLPFEDNSFDVVLNVESSHRYPQAELFFNEVYRVLKPGGYFLFADFRYNFEINELELQLKNSNLQVEKKQDITPNVVKALKLATPGREILIKKIVPKLLQNLAKQFAATVGTPTYNKFLTRKFLYVCYVLRK
- a CDS encoding ketoacyl-ACP synthase III, whose translation is MYINSISYYIPEQIVPNSYFEDKNGLSDEWIVKRTGIKERRIASRYGNTNTMAIDAVKEALKVLPYSISDVDLIVGATYTPYDTVVNIAHFVQNHFNIDKVKAVTISSACSSFVNAVEIVQGYFAMNKAEKALVIASEHNTAYADVEDKQSCHLWGDGASAVFISKNKISYNDIEIIDVYSEGLGNVGKAIEAVCLHPQNGGIKMPFGKDVFINANNYMISALTDILEKNNFSVNDLDYVIPHQANIRIIEHIREELNICEEKALVNIDKLGNTGCASTPIAFSQNQKKFQKGDLIGITVFGGGYSSGAILLKK
- a CDS encoding TetR/AcrR family transcriptional regulator, which translates into the protein MKIDNTKEQIIKVARQVFAKFGFQKTTVNEIAKAVHKAKGSVYYYFKNKEELFQSVVEKEFQTLRTELIKAINAGENAKEKLTNYIKVRMKTLNELSNIYDALKNDYLNYMSFIEQIREKYDNEEIVLVKSILTNGVLNNEFDIEDEEQTAIMIVTALKGLELPIFINSKYIELKQRLDFMISVLIRGIEKR